GCATTGCCGAACTGAAGGAGATATTCAGCAAAGCCGGTTTGGACCCGTCCGACGATATCGTGGTCTACTGCACCGTGGGCATCCGTTCTGGTTTTTTGACGGAAATTTTGCGCATGTGCGGCTATGAGAAGGCCAAGAACTATAACGCATCGTTCAGCGAGTGGGCCGGGCTCGGACTTCCTGTAGAAAAATAAAAATAACAAGAGGCCTTAAAAAGCTATTTTAAGGCCTCTTGCTTTTTTTGTCTTGCGGGGTTACATCCTCTGCGGCGCCGCCCCGGCGCGCCGGACCGGCCGGGAGGGCGCTGCCTAAAGCGGCACGGCGCCCTTTAAAAGACCCCGGGCGAAGGGGCTCTTTTCCAGTTCGTCCGGCGTATAGGCAAATATATCCACTCCCACGGGAAAGCCGCCCGGCAGTTAGAGCGGTACCCTGTCGTGCGGCTTTCTGCCGTCTTCCTCAACCACGATCAGGAGGTCGACGTCGCTGTAAGGGGTATAATTCCCTTTAGCCCGCGACCCGCACAGGTAAACCGCCAGCACTTCCGGCCTCTTCTTCAGGCCGTCCGCCAGCGTTTTCAGGGCTTTCCTGACCGCGCTTTCATCTGTCGAGATGATTTTTACAGAATTCAATAATTTCACCTGCAATCCTTACGGCCGTTTCCGCCTCCCCGGAAGTGTAAAAATCCACCGGAGCGCCCGCCTCGAACCCGTTCGGATAGCGGGCCGGGATATAGTGCTTGTCTATAACTTTGGCCTTATCGATCAAATGGCCGGGCACGCTGATTCCGGCCGGGAGATTTGACAGCAAAATTGACACCGTGTGACCACAGGCGTCCAGGTGAAGCTTTTGAAACAGGGCTTTAACTGCCTTTTCAGCCGCATGCTGGGCGGCAAAACAGGCCCATTCGAAATCCCCGGCCCGGTGCGAATTGACGGCGTGCCTTAAGTCTGCCTCCGCCTGCCGCATCCAGTCTTTGCTTCTTTCCGGCATTTTTAAGCACCCACAGCTTAAATAAAATTTTTAAGGTTATTTTAATGACAAAAGCTGAATATTCTTTTATCAGTTCTACCGCTGTAAAAGAGGTGGCCTTTTTTGGTGGTTCACTGGCCAGCCTTGTACCGCCGATGGTGGGAAAAAAGGTGGCTTCCCCGAAACGCTGGAAGTGGACCACTTCCCTTTCCCTTAAAAAATGCACCCGGGAATAACCCGGGAATAAGTTTCTTCCGGAGGAACCGCTAGGCTTTGCCGGATTATAACGTAAGCTCAGAGGTCATTTTTCTCCGGCTCATCTGTGGGTTTGTCAGGTTATTTTTTATACTGCCTGAACCTCCGTTATTTTTAAGTCTACCCGGTAGCCCAACCGATGCAAAAAGTCTTCAATATCTTCCCAGGATATTCCGAAAGCCTTTACATCGGCCAAACCCAGGCGGCTTATGATGTCTCTCAATGTTTCGTAATCTTTATCTTCGAAGTCAGCTTCCATCATGGACATTTCGGCCCAGTTCACCAGCTCAGCCAGGGTAATGCGGTGGAATAAGTAGTCAATAAGTTTGTGTGCAATATTTTGGCGCGTTAGTTTCATTATTGTTCTCCTTTCGGGATTTCCTGTGCCCCTTATCCTTTGGGAATTTTTCATGCGTTTCAACTAAGTTACCGTTTTGGTCGTAAATTTCCTGGTAAAAACTTATGGTTTCCTCTAATCTGTTTACTTCTTTTACGTAACGTGCCCGCCAGCCATGTTTGCCCTGAACCTCATAGAAATAGCGGCGGCCGCCGTCCGGAAGCTCCGTCCATGAACGGAACTTTTTTTCGTTTTCTTTTCGTTTACCGGTCACTGTGAGATTGCTCCCGTTTTTTTACAGTATACCTTTTGTTTAAGTTAATGTCAATTATATACAATTATATACAGTCGGTTGAAAATATATCAACCAAACGCCGTTCTTTTTGCAAATGAATTATCAATAGCAAAAAGAACAATTATACGGGGAATTGCAAAGACTCTGGCACCAGGAGTGGCTAACCAGGAAAGAAAAAGCCGGAGAAGTTAATAATGCCCAAAACCTGGTCCATTTAGAAGTGATTTATAAAGGGGATAAGGAACAATTCGTTAATGTATTGCAACATGTTTTCCAGGGTACGGGAATCCGGCGCGACAGGTTGGAAAAAGTTGCCCGTTATTACCAGGATGGGATTGAGATCCTTCGGGCGCTGGACGCGCGGGAGCGTTTTCTTTCTTTCGGGTTTACTGAAAAAGAGTGGCTGAAATTTTATGAGCGAGCCAGGGAGCAGGAGAAGCTCCTTGGTCTTTACCGGGTTCCCGATACCCTGGAAATTAAATACGGAGGCCAGTCGATCAGCAGGTTGTCTTTAGGTCAGCGGGCTTCTGCCCTGTTGATCCTGCTGCTCAGTTTTGAAAATATGCCTGTTATTGTCGATCAGCCGGAGGACGACCTGGACAGCCAGACGATTTATCACGGCCTGATCAAAGAGTTGGTGAAATTGAAGAGAAAGCGCCAGATAATTTTCGCCACCCATAATCCCAACATTCCCGTTTTGGGAGATTGCGAACAGGTGGCGGTATTCAGTTATGGGGATAGCGCCTTTTGCAGGAATCGGGCAATCTTTATGCCGAGGAAATGCCGGTGGAAGAAAGCAGTATGCTGGATTTGGATCTGGATTTTTTTAAAGAGTTTTATCAGAAGCGCGCCGGTGAATCCATTGATTCCCTGGAAATCACGCTTGATGTCCTGTTAACGAATATGCGCTTGCTAAAAGATGGGAAGTGTACCCTGGCGGGGTTGCTCTTGTTTGGTAAGAACCCGGAGGAAAGAAGGCCGGCTTTCATAATCAAAGCAATTTCCTTTACGGGTAATGATCCCGCTGGTGTGTTGTACAGGGATAGCCGGGATCTAACTGGAAATATCGCCAGGTTATTTCTTTCCGGCATGGCCTTTTTGAAAAATAATTTGCGCATGGTGCAGGGAGAGCAAGGTTTTAACAGCGTCGGCTGCCTGGAAATTCCGGAGGTGGCTTTAGAAGAGGCCTTGATTAATGCCAT
The window above is part of the Pelotomaculum thermopropionicum SI genome. Proteins encoded here:
- a CDS encoding uncharacterized conserved protein (related to C-terminal domain of eukaryotic chaperone, SACSIN); amino-acid sequence: MPERSKDWMRQAEADLRHAVNSHRAGDFEWACFAAQHAAEKAVKALFQKLHLDACGHTVSILLSNLPAGISVPGHLIDKAKVIDKHYIPARYPNGFEAGAPVDFYTSGEAETAVRIAGEIIEFCKNHLDR